A window of the Helianthus annuus cultivar XRQ/B chromosome 4, HanXRQr2.0-SUNRISE, whole genome shotgun sequence genome harbors these coding sequences:
- the LOC110936207 gene encoding cysteine proteinase 15A-like, which yields MEKNKLKKFEKSKEEEGETVSYLYPSHLMRWVRDRQSPRKASNEGMTRQKREKTSPLFSGSMGFELLLRVRKEVEPIEEITPSINIGVNRCFINKFICDVLAESVDWRERGAVARVKDQGTCGSSWALSTIGSAEAVHHITTGSGEA from the exons ATGGAGAAAAACAAACTTAAGAAATTTGAAAAAAgtaaagaagaagaaggagaaacCGTCTCCTAtctatacccatcgcatttaatgcgatgggtaaggGACCGTCAGAGTCCAAGAAAAGCAAGCAATGAGGGAATGACAcgtcagaagagagagaagacgtcACCTCTTTTTTCGGGAAGCATGG GTTTCGAGCTATTATTACGAGTAAGGAAAGAGGTTGAACCCATAGAAGAAATAACCCCATCTATTAacattggtgttaatcggtgtTTCATCAACAA GTTCATTTGCG ATGTTCTAGCAGAATCAGTAGATTGGAGAGAAAGAGGTGCTGTGGCTCGGGTTAAAGACCAAGGGACGTGCG GGAGTTCTTGGGCATTATCAACGATTGGATCAGCGGAAGCTGTTCACCATATCACTAcgggcagtggcgaagcttga
- the LOC110933240 gene encoding putative pentatricopeptide repeat-containing protein At1g12700, mitochondrial codes for MQLYRTKDGFALLGCCFRRAIAPDVYIFSALLDGLVVEDRILEAEMLFKKLIKQKLCEPDVVMYNTMIKGLCKFGNNVTALALLRLMEQKNCKPSIVTYSTIIDSLCKDKMIDDAFKLFKEMVSDKGILPDVITYNSLICGLCKFGHWDEASKMLKEMADEKISPNVKTFTALVDAFCKEGKVKEAEAVINIMIERGKVPNIVTYNSLIDGYCLRGEMSKAREIFDSMTLRGLVPNVVTYNSLLNGYCKNLNIEKAEQMFHEMTVKGLKPNVVTYTTMLQGLFQVGRCVAARKLFDEMHAQGQIPNECTYGIVLDGLCNNHLVEDALSLFHLVGNSKLNSNIVVYNILIDGAGKYGKVDIARVLFQGLIDKGLQPNVRTYTVMISCFCQEGLLGEAKLLFLKMNESGCPPNDVTYRVLLQGYLKNQHYDDVVMLLQEMVDRGYSLGASTLSLFIDHIAVGLLDRSMLKLLGKLVPKELMDDPSF; via the coding sequence ATGCAGTTGTATCGCACCAAAGACGGTTTTGCACTCCTAGGTTGTTGCTTTAGGCGAGCTATTGCACCTGATGTCTACATATTTAGTGCACTCTTAGATGGGCTCGTTGTAGAAGATAGGATTCTTGAAGCAGAGATGTTATTCAAGAAGCTCATCAAACAAAAACTTTGTGAACCTGATGTGGTTATGTATAACACAATGATTAAAGGGCTTTGCAAGTTCGGTAATAATGTTACAGCACTTGCTTTGCTCAGGCTGATGGAGCAAAAAAACTGCAAGCCTAGTATTGTTACATATAGCACCATCATTGATAGTCTTTGCAAGGATAAAATGATAGATGATGCTTTCAAGCTCTTTAAAGAAATGGTATCTGACAAAGGTATTCTACCAGATGTCATCACCTACAACTCTTTAATTTGTGGTCTTTGTAAGTTTGGTCATTGGGATGAGGCCTCAAAGATGCTAAAAGAAATGGCGGATGAGAAGATTTCTCCAAATGTGAAAACCTTTACTGCATTAGTTGATGCATTTTGCAAGGAAGGTAAAGTAAAAGAAGCCGAGGCTGTTATCAACATCATGATTGAGAGAGGTAAGGTTCCAAACATAGTGACATACAACTCGCTTATTGATGGTTACTGTCTACGAGGCGAAATGAGCAAAGCAAGGGAGATTTTTGATTCAATGACACTTAGAGGTCTCGTTCCTAATGTTGTTACTTACAATAGTTTATTGAATGGGTATTGCAAGAATCTGAATATTGAGAAGGCTGAGCAAATGTTTCATGAAATGACTGTAAAAGGTTTAAAACCCAATGTAGTCACTTACACCACCATGTTACAAGGATTGTTTCAGGTTGGGCGTTGTGTAGCTGCGCGCAAACTCTTTGATGAGATGCATGCACAAGGCCAAATTCCAAATGAATGCACTTATGGAATAGTTTTAGATGGCCTTTGCAACAACCATCTAGTAGAGGATGCGCTCTCTCTGTTTCATTTGGTGGGTAACAGCAAGCTTAATTCTAATATTGTTGTGTACAATATCCTCATTGATGGTGCAGGAAAATATGGGAAAGTGGATATTGCGAGGGTTCTTTTCCAAGGTCTAATTGATAAAGGCTTGCAACCTAATGTTCGTACATACACTGTGATGATAAGTTGTTTTTGTCAGGAAGGTCTATTGGGGGAAGCCAAGTTGTTGTTTCTTAAAATGAACGAGAGTGGCTGCCCGCCAAATGATGTTACTTACCGTGTTCTTCTCCAAGGATATCTAAAGAACCAGCACTATGATGATGTGGTGATGCTTTTACAGGAAATGGTTGATAGAGGTTACTCACTTGGTGCTTCGACTTTATCGTTATTTATAGATCATATCGCAGTTGGTTTACTAGATAGAAGTATGCTTAAGCTGTTAGGTAAGCTTGTGCCAAAAGAATTAATGGACGATCCTAGCTTTTGA